The following is a genomic window from Sphingobacterium spiritivorum.
CTCAATCAGGATCTGATCTATATCGATAATACGGCGGGTGCACAAAAATGGCACTGGGACTTTGGAAATGGAGATGTGTCTACCCAGCAGGATGGTAAATACAGATATAAGTCAGCCGGAACGTATGTCGTAAGGCTGGTCGTCAATGACAATCTCCATGAACAGTTTTTTGTAACAGTAAAAGATTCTGTCGCCAAAGTCGTAGACAGCACGCTGCAGATATCGGGCCCTTCAGCCGGAACTATTCTCAAAGAGGTCAGAATGGAGGTCGACGGTCCCGGAGAGATCTATCAGTGGCAGTTTGGAGAAAGCGGTAAGGTAGATGTTATCGGCAAAGTCGCTTTGTATACCTATTCCAAACCCGGAAGGTACCGTGTGAAAGTTAAATCCGATAAAACCCTGTCTTATACCTACCACACACTTGTGATAGACGGAGCAAAAACAGACAGTCTGGATAGTCTGGCCGCTGAAAATCAGGTACAGAAGGTTGCAATAGATGATCTGAAAGCGCAGCTACAGGCTATTGCAGACGGCGGAGATTTCAATGTGAGATACAGCTACATTTTAAATAAGTTTTTTTGTAAAAATGAACGTACAGGTGTAACGATCAAAAGTGGTGGAGCAATCAAACAACAGGATATATACAGTTATTGTATAGGACTCACCTTTGGGGGCGGAGTGAAGATCGATAACATACTTCTGATGAGAGTGCCCAATTCCAGCTGCTATCAGTCACTTATTGTGACACAACATAAATAAGAATATTCAATCCCCCTGAACTTAACCTCAAGGGGGATTGAATGCATGTATATTTTACTTCAGCTCTTTGATTTTGATAGAGCGGAAAGAGACATTGTCACCATGGTCCTGCAAAAGGATATGTCCCTGCGGTGCCTGACCAAAGTTTTTCCAGTCTTTGTATTTACTGCCAGCCACCAGATCCAGATACTCTTTAGAGCCCCTCACATAAGATAGCATAAGTTCACCGTTGAGGTAATGTTCAACCCGGTTGTCAGGATAAACGACGATGCGTCCCGTATTCCATTCTCCGATTGGTTTTACTGCTCTTGCATTCTTTTTGGAAGTGATCAGATCGTAAAGTGAGGCAAGTGTACGGTTTCCGTCTTTTCCCAGTTTCGCATCCGGATGTTCTTTATCATCCAAAACCTGATATTCCAAGCCTATAGCCGAGCCCGAAGTCTGTTCGTTAAGAGTGACAAAATATTTAACTCCGCTGTTGGCTCCAGGAGAAAGCTTAAACTGAAAAGTCAGATCAAAGGCTTTATATTGTGCATCAGTAACAATGTCACCTCCATTTGTAGACTCCCCACCAGTAGATGGCAGTACGGAGATAGTACCATTTTTGATCTCCCAGCCTTTTGAAGGAAATTCTTTACCCCTTGCACTATGCCATCCGGCTGTACTCTTCCCGTCAAATAATAACTTATACCCGTTTTGCTGTTCTGCCTTTGAAAGCTGGTTGAGGTGCAGGTTTGTGATATAAATATCTTTTGGAAATGCCTTAGCTTTAAGATTTTCCGTTTGAATGCGGACATTTTTAAAATATACTTTCTTACCGTCATCCGCATCTGCGATATTATGTACCTGCAGACCGATATAACCAGTCTGATCTATAGTGTCGATGACAGCTGCTGTAGGAATTCCGTTGACCCAAGTTCTCACTTCATCACCAATAGCTTCAATACGAATAGCATTATACTCATTCTTACGGAATGCTTTTTTAGCATTTTGATTGAGATCTAAGGGATATAGCCAGCCTCTTCGTGCTTCATCATAGATACCTCCGGTCCAGGCTCTTGCTGTCGGATCCACTTCCACCTGTTTGCCATACATCCGGCCGCGGCCATCATTAGCCTGCGGGTCAATATGGCTTCTGATCTGTATACCCGAATTGGTATTGTCGCCTTCAAGTTTGACTTCAAGCTCCAGTATGAAATCACCATACTCTTTTTCAGTAACTAAAAATGAATTAGGTGTTTTCTTCGTCATAGTACCTACTATAACTCCATTCTCTACAACATATGGAGCTTTACCGCCTACGGTTTTCCAGCCAGCCAGTGTTTTGCCGTCAAAAATAGTAGCTTTAGTTTGCTGAGCCTGTGTTGTAAATGTGGTGGATGCAAGCAGGCATCCGGTAGCGAGCAGAATTTTTGAAATAGAACTTAATTTTGTGTGTGTCATAATAGTTTAGGGTTGTAAAGCCTTTTAAAAGTTTATTTTGGAGTTATAAAATTGTTAATTTTATTTGGATTTTTATATAGAATTAATAAAAAATAATTAAATTAGAGGGGTAAATTTAATTTTTGTCTCTGTAATCCCGGACAAACTCTTAATTATAAACTTGTAATCTCAAATCATGAAAAATACAACCTCTTTTTCGAGACGGACATTTTTGCGCAATAGTCTGTTGCTGTCGGGTGCTACTATCGCTTTACCGTCTTTCTTAGCTGCTTCAGCACCGGTAAAATTAGCACGACCTAATGAA
Proteins encoded in this region:
- a CDS encoding 3-keto-disaccharide hydrolase, whose product is MTHTKLSSISKILLATGCLLASTTFTTQAQQTKATIFDGKTLAGWKTVGGKAPYVVENGVIVGTMTKKTPNSFLVTEKEYGDFILELEVKLEGDNTNSGIQIRSHIDPQANDGRGRMYGKQVEVDPTARAWTGGIYDEARRGWLYPLDLNQNAKKAFRKNEYNAIRIEAIGDEVRTWVNGIPTAAVIDTIDQTGYIGLQVHNIADADDGKKVYFKNVRIQTENLKAKAFPKDIYITNLHLNQLSKAEQQNGYKLLFDGKSTAGWHSARGKEFPSKGWEIKNGTISVLPSTGGESTNGGDIVTDAQYKAFDLTFQFKLSPGANSGVKYFVTLNEQTSGSAIGLEYQVLDDKEHPDAKLGKDGNRTLASLYDLITSKKNARAVKPIGEWNTGRIVVYPDNRVEHYLNGELMLSYVRGSKEYLDLVAGSKYKDWKNFGQAPQGHILLQDHGDNVSFRSIKIKELK
- a CDS encoding PKD domain-containing protein, translated to MTREESSDDKFNIKSYLIISAVGAVLLVSLTIFVMKIFMEPEKKIRAKVFNQDMTLNQDLIYIDNTAGAQKWHWDFGNGDVSTQQDGKYRYKSAGTYVVRLVVNDNLHEQFFVTVKDSVAKVVDSTLQISGPSAGTILKEVRMEVDGPGEIYQWQFGESGKVDVIGKVALYTYSKPGRYRVKVKSDKTLSYTYHTLVIDGAKTDSLDSLAAENQVQKVAIDDLKAQLQAIADGGDFNVRYSYILNKFFCKNERTGVTIKSGGAIKQQDIYSYCIGLTFGGGVKIDNILLMRVPNSSCYQSLIVTQHK